The Aeromicrobium yanjiei DNA segment CGTCATGCGACGTCCACCCCGCGGATGCAGTCGGCAGCCGGGTCGCGAGCGGTCACAGGCCCAGAGTAGGGCGCGCCCGGTGCCCCGGCGGCCGATCGGCTCAGCGCAGGGAGGCGCCGGCCGCCGGCACGAGGTGCCGCGCGAGCCGGGCGAAGTCCTCGACCGTGAGCTGCTCGCCGCGTGCCTGCGGCGAGATGTCGGCAGCCACGAGGGCCTCCTCGGCCGCAGCGCCCGAGCCCGCGAGGTTCGCGAGTGCTGCGCGCATGGTCTTGCGACGCTGCGCGAAGGCCGCATCCGCGACCGCGAACGTCCGCACGCGCAGCTCCTCGTCGCCGGGCGGCTCCCGCCGGGTCCACGCCACGAGCGAGGACTCGACGTTGGGCATGGGCCAGAAGACGTTGCGACCGACCGACCCGGACAGCCTCATCTCGGCGTACCAGGCCGACTTCACGCTCGGCACGCCGTACGTCTTGGAGCCCGGCCCCGCGGCGAGCCGGTGCGCGACCTCGGCCTGCACCATGACCAGGCCCGTGCGGATCGACGGGAACCGCTCGAAGAAGGTCAGCAGCACCGGCACCGAGACGTTGTAGGGCAGATTGGCCACGAGCGCCGTCGGCGCCGGCCCCGGCAGCGAGGTGACCTTCATGGCGTCCGCGGTGACCAGGTCGAACGATCCGGCCTGGTCGGGCGCGTGCTCCGCGATGGTCTGCGGCAGCTGGCCCGCCAGCACCTCGTCGATCTCGACCGCCGTGACGTGCGCGGCGACCTCGAGCAGCCCGAGGGTCAGCGAGCCGAGCCCGGGTCCGATCTCGACGACGACGTCGTCAGCGGTGATGCCCGAGGCGTTGACGATCCGGCGCACCGTGTTGGCGTCGTGGACGAAGTTCTGTCCACGCTGCTTGGTCGGGCGGATCCCACAGGACTCGGCTAGACGTCGGACGTCAGCGGCTCCGAGCAGCCGGGGAGGCGTCAGTTGAACCTCGCCCCGGCGCAGCCCCACTGGCCCCAGCCCGAGCGGGCCTGAAGGATCTTGGCGTACTTGATCTGGACCTCGCGGCTGTTCTGGTGCGGCAGGCCCGGGCCGCCGACGCTCTTCCACGTCGCGGCGCTGAACTGCAGGCCGCCGTAGTAGCCGTTGCCGGTGTTGATCGACCAGTTGCCGCCGGACTCGCACTGGGCGATCTTGTCCCAGACGGTGTCGCCGGTCGACATGTCAGGAGCGGGCGTCTTGGGACGCTGGGTGCCGCGCGAGACGATCTGCGTGACGGGCTTGGCGACGCGGTTGGTGGACAGGACGGCCTTCTTGCGCAGCTTGCCGTCGGCGTAGACCAGCTGGACCTGCTGGCGGGCCTTGCCGTCGCGGCCCGGGCGGACGACCTCGGTCTCGCCCACCATCGCGTCGGCATCCTTGCGGACGACCGTCTCGTGCTTGAGGTCCACGGTCTGGGTCTTGGTGACCTTCTTGATGCGGACGACGCGGACCTTGTCGTCGGCGCTGACGTACTGGCTCTTGGCGGGCCTGACCTCGTCGTCCTTGTCGAGCGTCACGCCGGCCTCCTCGAGGACGCCGGCGACCTTCGGGGTCGTGGTGGTGACGGTCTTCTTCTTGCCGTCGGCCACGATCGTCAGCGCCTTGGGCGTGCTGACGACGAGCGTGGTGCCCGCGCGCGGGATGACGGTCGAGCGCTTCTCCGACACGTACGAGCCCGTCGGCTGGGCCAGGTCGAGCGAGTCCAGCGCGTCGTCGACCGTGCGGTCGAACACCGTGCGGGTCGTCTTCTTGCCGTCGACGGTCAACGTGAGGGGCTTGGCGTACGCGACCTCGATCGTGTCGCCGTCGGACAGACCGCTTGTCTTCTCCATGTTGAGCCGGTCACCGGGACGCAGCGAGACGGAGTGGTCCTTCAGGACGTCACCGACCGTCCCGCCGAACGTGCGGATGTCCTGGCTCTCGCCGTCGACCGTGAGCGTCACGGTCTGGCTGAGAGCGCCGTATGCGGCGGTGCCGCCGCCCACCAGGAGCACGGTCGCCAGTCCGAGAACGATGGACTTGCGGGGACGACGCTTGGCCTGTGCGGCCGTTTCGCCGCCGGTGGTGGGGGGCTGATGTGAAGCTGAAGACACTACATTCCTCGAGGATCGATGAGTGAACCGACCCTCCACGATAGCCAGCGTGTGCGTGTGGTCAAGTGCGCTGTGCCCAGGGGCCGCCGAAGGCGCGATCGGTGTTGGCGTCGATGTCGCGGCAGAGCTCGTCGACCGTTTTGCCTGCGATCCCAGCCATGAACCGCACCGTGAGCGGCACCAGGAACGAGGCATTTGGCTGACCACGGTATGGAGATGGTGTGAGGAAGGGCGCATCCGTCTCCACGAGGAGCCGGTCCGCGGGGGTCACGCGCAGCGCGGCCCGCAGGTTGTCGGCGTTCTTGAACGTCACGGTGCCCGCGAACGACAGGTAGGCGCCCCGCTCGAGGCACTCCCGAGCGAAGTCGGCGTCGCCCGAGAAGCAGTGCATCACGACCCGGTCGGGCACGCCCTCGTCGTCGAGCACCGCGAGCACGTCGTCGTGGGCGTCACGGTCGTGGATGACCAGGGTCTTGTCGTGCCGCTTCGCGATGCGGATGTGCTCGCGGAACGAGGCGTGCTGGGCCTCGCGGCCGTCCTCGCCGGTCCGGAAGTAGTCCAGCCCGGTCTCGCCGACCGCCCGCACGTGCTCGCCGGCCTGGGCCAGCCGATCGATCTCGGCCAGCGCGGCGTCGAGCTCCCCGGCGGATGCCAGCAGCGGTGCCTCGTTGGGGTGCAGCGCGACGGCTGCCACCACCGAGTCGTACGCCGCCGCGGTCGAGGCCGCCCAGCGCGAGCCCTCGAGGTCGCAGCCGACCTGCACGATGCGGGTCACGTTGACCGCGGCGGCCCGGTCGAGCGCCTCGTCGACCGGGATCAGCAGGCCGCCCTCGACCCCCTTGCTGTACGCCCGGTGGTCGAGGTGGCAGTGGTTGTCGACGACCGGGGACGGCAGCGCCTCGGGCGTCTCGGGCCAGCCTGCGGTGAGCGTCATCCGGCGGCGGTCTCGATCCGCGGGAACAGCGATGCGGGCTTGGTGATCGTCGAGCCCGCGGGCAGCTGGTCCCACGCGGCGACCGCGTCGATGCGCTGATCGGCCAGCGCGCCCAGGTCGGCCTCGGCCCCCAGCGAGTCCCACAGCACCGCGGACGCCTTGGGCATCACGGGGTTGAGCAGCACTGCGAGGACGCGCAGGCCCTCGGCGGTGGTGTGCAGGATCGTGGCGAGGCGGTCGCCGTCAGGATCCTCCTTCGCGACCTTCCACGGGGCCTGCTCGGTGATGTAGCCGTTGAGCCCGTCGACGATCCGCCAGATCGCGGTGAGCGCGTCCTGCGGGGCGACCGCCTCGATCGCGGCGTCCGCATCGCGTACGGCCTCAGCCACGGTGTCGATCACGACCGTCTCGGCGTCGGTGCGCGCGCCGGGTGCCGGGAGCGTCCCGTCGAAGTACTTGCCGATCATCGCCGCGACCCGGGACGCGAGGTTGCCGAAGCCGTTGGCGAGCTCCGCGTGGTAGCGCGCGCTGATGTCCTCCCACGAGATCGAGCCGTCGGACCCGAACGTCAGGGCGCGCGCGAAGTAGTAGCGGTAGGCGTCGGAGCCGAAGGTGTCGACGATCTCGTCGGGACGGATGCCGTTGGCCTTGGACTTGCTCATCTTCTGACCGCCGACCAGCAGCCAGCCGTGGGCGAACACCTGGTGCGGCACGGGCTGGCCCGCGGCCATCAGCATCGCGGGCCAGATGACAGCGTGGAAGCGGGCGATGTCCTTGCCGACGATGTGGATGTTGGCGGGCCAGATCTTCTCGAACCGCTCGGGGTCGCTGCCGTAGCCGATCGCCGTCACGTAGTTGAGCAGCGCCTCGACCCAGACGTACATCACGTGCTTGTCGTCCCACGGCACGGCGATGCCCCAGTCGAACGTCGAGCGCGAGATCGACAGGTCCTTGAGGCCGCGCGACACGAACGAGATGACCTCGTTGCGGGCCGACTCGGGCTGGATGAACGTCGGGTTGGCCTCGTAGAAGTCGAGCAGCTTCTGCTGGTAGTCGCTGAGACGGAAGAAGTAGTTCTCCTCGGTCATGTGCTCGACCCGGCTGCCGTCGAGCGTCGAGACCTTGAAGCCCTCGTCGTCGCCCTCGCCGTCGGCGACGTCGTCATCGCTGACGAACTCCTCGCTGCCGACGCTGTACCAGCCGCTGAACGAGCCCTTGTAGACCGCGTCCCGCTGGTGGAGGTCCTGCCAGAACGCCTGGGAACCCTCGAGGTGACGCTGCTCGGTCGTGCGGATGAAGTCGTCGTTGGCGACGTCGATCGTCTTGAGGAGCGGCTTCCACTCCTCCTCGACGAGCCTGTCGACCCACTCCTGCGGCGAGACGCCGTTGGCCTCGGCCTTGCGCAGGACCTTCTGGCCGTGCTCGTCGGTGCCGGTGAGGTACCAGACGTCCTCACCGCGCTGGCGGTGCCACCTGGTGATGATGTCGCCCATGACCGTCGTGTAGCCGTGCCCGATGTGGGGCGCGTCGTTGACGTAGTAGATGGGCGTGGTCACGTAGAACGTTTGGTCGGACACCCCTTGATCCTAGTGGGGCGCGCGGACGGGGCTACGAGTGCGCGGCGTCGTAGACATCCTTCTTGCGGACGCCCGTCTCGCCGGCGACCTGCTCGATCGCGTCCTTGCGGCTGAGGCCGTCGCCCTGCCGGGCCGCGACCAGCTCGCGCAGGTCCTCGGGGGCGTACGTCCGGGACTCGGCGACCACTCCCCCGACGACGATCGTCACCTCGCCGCGTACGCCCTGCTCCTGGCCGGCGGCCCACTCGACGAGCTCGGCGAGGCCACCGCGGGCCACTTCCTCGTACGTCTTGGTGAGCTCGCGGCACACCGCGGCCGGACGGTCGCCGCCCCACACCTCCGCCATCGCGCGAAGGGACGTCTCGGTGCGGTGGGGCGACTCGAAGAACACCATCGTGCGGCGCTCGGTCGCCAGCTCGGTCAGCGCGCGGGTGCGTTCGCCGGCCTTGCGGGGGAGGAAGCCCTCGAAGCAGAACCGGTCGACCGGGAGGCCCGAGACCGCCAGGGCGGTGAGCACCGCGGACGGGCCGGGGATCGCGGTCACCGTCACGTCCGCCTCGATCGCCGCGATGACCAGGCGATAGCCGGGATCGGACACGCTCGGCATGCCCGCGTCGGTCACCAGCACCACGGTCTGGCCGTCGGCCAGCATCGCGGCGAGCTCGGGGGTGCGACGCTCCTCGTTGCCCTCGAAGTAGGACACGACCCGGCCGCCGATCTCGACGCCCAGATCGGACGCGAGCCGCTTGAGCCGCCTGGTGTCCTCGGCCGCGACGACGTCCGCGGACACCAGCGCTTCGGCCAGACGTCCGCTCGCGTCGGCGACCTGACCGATCGGTGTCGCAGCGAGGATCAGCATGTCCTCATCCTCTCAGCCCCCAGCGGGCGCGGTGCGTACGCCACCGTTTCCCGTGGGCGCGGTGCGTACGCCACCATTTCCCGTGGGCGCGGTGCGTACGCCACCTTCTGGCGCCGGATCGGGCCTCATACGGTGGCGTACGCACCGCGGCCCCCGGAGACGGTGGCGTACGCACCGCGCCACCGGGACGTCCTAGTCTTGCGGGGTGACGTCACTGGCCCGCCTGTCCCCGTACAGGTGGTCCGACCGCCTCTGGGGCTGGATCGGTCCGGTGGCCGTGGCGGTGCTGGCCTTCGTCCTGCGGATCTGGAACGTCGGGTACCCGAACAAGTTCGTCTTCGACGAGACCTACTACGCCAAGGACGCGTGGTCGCTGCTCCAGCACGGCTACGTCCAGGACTACACCGACAAGGCCGACGCGCAGATCCTCAAGGGCGACCTGTCGGGCGTCTTCACCGGCGAGCCGTCCTGGATCGTCCACCCCGACGGCGGCAAGTGGCTCATCGCGATC contains these protein-coding regions:
- the rsmA gene encoding 16S rRNA (adenine(1518)-N(6)/adenine(1519)-N(6))-dimethyltransferase RsmA, yielding MTPPRLLGAADVRRLAESCGIRPTKQRGQNFVHDANTVRRIVNASGITADDVVVEIGPGLGSLTLGLLEVAAHVTAVEIDEVLAGQLPQTIAEHAPDQAGSFDLVTADAMKVTSLPGPAPTALVANLPYNVSVPVLLTFFERFPSIRTGLVMVQAEVAHRLAAGPGSKTYGVPSVKSAWYAEMRLSGSVGRNVFWPMPNVESSLVAWTRREPPGDEELRVRTFAVADAAFAQRRKTMRAALANLAGSGAAAEEALVAADISPQARGEQLTVEDFARLARHLVPAAGASLR
- a CDS encoding resuscitation-promoting factor; its protein translation is MSSASHQPPTTGGETAAQAKRRPRKSIVLGLATVLLVGGGTAAYGALSQTVTLTVDGESQDIRTFGGTVGDVLKDHSVSLRPGDRLNMEKTSGLSDGDTIEVAYAKPLTLTVDGKKTTRTVFDRTVDDALDSLDLAQPTGSYVSEKRSTVIPRAGTTLVVSTPKALTIVADGKKKTVTTTTPKVAGVLEEAGVTLDKDDEVRPAKSQYVSADDKVRVVRIKKVTKTQTVDLKHETVVRKDADAMVGETEVVRPGRDGKARQQVQLVYADGKLRKKAVLSTNRVAKPVTQIVSRGTQRPKTPAPDMSTGDTVWDKIAQCESGGNWSINTGNGYYGGLQFSAATWKSVGGPGLPHQNSREVQIKYAKILQARSGWGQWGCAGARFN
- a CDS encoding TatD family hydrolase, whose product is MTLTAGWPETPEALPSPVVDNHCHLDHRAYSKGVEGGLLIPVDEALDRAAAVNVTRIVQVGCDLEGSRWAASTAAAYDSVVAAVALHPNEAPLLASAGELDAALAEIDRLAQAGEHVRAVGETGLDYFRTGEDGREAQHASFREHIRIAKRHDKTLVIHDRDAHDDVLAVLDDEGVPDRVVMHCFSGDADFARECLERGAYLSFAGTVTFKNADNLRAALRVTPADRLLVETDAPFLTPSPYRGQPNASFLVPLTVRFMAGIAGKTVDELCRDIDANTDRAFGGPWAQRT
- the metG gene encoding methionine--tRNA ligase; translation: MSDQTFYVTTPIYYVNDAPHIGHGYTTVMGDIITRWHRQRGEDVWYLTGTDEHGQKVLRKAEANGVSPQEWVDRLVEEEWKPLLKTIDVANDDFIRTTEQRHLEGSQAFWQDLHQRDAVYKGSFSGWYSVGSEEFVSDDDVADGEGDDEGFKVSTLDGSRVEHMTEENYFFRLSDYQQKLLDFYEANPTFIQPESARNEVISFVSRGLKDLSISRSTFDWGIAVPWDDKHVMYVWVEALLNYVTAIGYGSDPERFEKIWPANIHIVGKDIARFHAVIWPAMLMAAGQPVPHQVFAHGWLLVGGQKMSKSKANGIRPDEIVDTFGSDAYRYYFARALTFGSDGSISWEDISARYHAELANGFGNLASRVAAMIGKYFDGTLPAPGARTDAETVVIDTVAEAVRDADAAIEAVAPQDALTAIWRIVDGLNGYITEQAPWKVAKEDPDGDRLATILHTTAEGLRVLAVLLNPVMPKASAVLWDSLGAEADLGALADQRIDAVAAWDQLPAGSTITKPASLFPRIETAAG
- the rsmI gene encoding 16S rRNA (cytidine(1402)-2'-O)-methyltransferase gives rise to the protein MLILAATPIGQVADASGRLAEALVSADVVAAEDTRRLKRLASDLGVEIGGRVVSYFEGNEERRTPELAAMLADGQTVVLVTDAGMPSVSDPGYRLVIAAIEADVTVTAIPGPSAVLTALAVSGLPVDRFCFEGFLPRKAGERTRALTELATERRTMVFFESPHRTETSLRAMAEVWGGDRPAAVCRELTKTYEEVARGGLAELVEWAAGQEQGVRGEVTIVVGGVVAESRTYAPEDLRELVAARQGDGLSRKDAIEQVAGETGVRKKDVYDAAHS